In a genomic window of Fusarium verticillioides 7600 chromosome 11, whole genome shotgun sequence:
- a CDS encoding AAT family amino acid transporter, with amino-acid sequence MMNYMTMDIQAKTDPHPEVNESTPSTKSVEHGTNDTELERALHGRHLQFIAIGAAVGTGLFIGTGNALATAGPVSLLIAFIFVGSLLFAVMTALGEMAAYIPVAGAFTTYASRFLDPTFGFAMGWIYWFSWTITFALELTAAGLIIQYWEKGLNIGIWIAVFWVLFTAANFMPVRWFGEFEMWFSSIKVITIIGFIIFSICVNAGVGDQGYLGFKYWKDPGAFSEHLVEGDVGRFVGFWSVLITAGFSYQGSELVAIGAGETKDPRKTIPSAMRWTFWGVFSIFIATVFFLGLNIPSTNKDLLSESQDASASPLVIVAQLAGVPVLPSILNAVLLTAVLTAANSDVYSSSRILISLADSGHAPAFLKKTNRFGTPYNAVGVCAAVGFLSFLNLSNDGTVVFNWFLSITSVAGFIAWAIISLCHIRFMKALALQGISRSELPYVAPLQPYLSWYGLFFSVLIIITSGFQVFIEWDTSSFFTAYISLILFIVMFVGHKLIFGTKLVPLSEMDIITGSDI; translated from the coding sequence ATGATGAACTACATGACCATGGATATCCAAGCCAAGACGGACCCTCACCCCGAGGTGAACGAATCGACACCCTCCACCAAGTCCGTCGAGCATGGCACCAACGACACTGAGCTTGAACGCGCCCTCCATGGCCGCCATCTCCAattcatcgccatcggcGCCGCAGTCGGTACAggtctcttcatcggtaCCGGCAACGCCCTCGCCACAGCTGGCCccgtctccctcctcatagccttcatcttcgtcggGAGTCTTCTCTTCGCAGTGATGACAGCCCTAGGTGAAATGGCAGCATACATCCCCGTCGCAGGTGCCTTTACAACATACGCCTCACGCTTTCTCGACCCAACATTCGGTTTCGCCATGGGTTGGATTTATTGGTTCAGCTGGACAATCACGTTTGCGCTTGAGTTGACAGCTGCGGGACTGATTATCCAGTACTGGGAGAAGGGCCTGAACATCGGTATCTGGATCGCCGTATTTTGGGTGCTCTTCACTGCTGCCAATTTCATGCCTGTTCGTTGGTTCGGCGAGTTCGAAATGTGGTTTTCAAgtatcaaagtcatcacTATTATCGGCTTCATTATCTTTTCGATCTGTGTCAATGCCGGCGTCGGAGACCAAGGGTATCTCGGGTTCAAGTACTGGAAGGACCCTGGAGCGTTTAGTGAACATCTTGTcgagggagatgttggacGTTTCGTCGGCTTCTGGTCGGTCTTGATCACCGCTGGTTTCAGTTATCAGGGTTCAGAATTGGTAGCCATCGGTGCAGGCGAAACAAAGGATCCGCGCAAGACGATCCCGTCTGCGATGCGTTGGACTTTTTGGGGcgtcttctcaatcttcatcgCGACCGTGTTCTTCCTTGGCCTTAATATCCCGTCGACGAACAAAGACCTCCTCAGCGAATCGCAAGATGCCTCGGCGTCTCCCCTGGTTATTGTCGCTCAATTGGCTGGTGTTCCAGTACTACCTTCTATCCTCAACGCAGTTCTGTTGACTGCTGTATTGACTGCTGCAAACTCGGACGTGTATTCCAGCAGCCGCATTCTCATTTCTTTGGCAGATTCGGGCCACGCGCCGGCTTTCCTGAAGAAGACGAACCGATTCGGAACGCCTTATAATGCCGTCGGGGTTTGCGCTGCTGTCGgctttttgtctttcctCAATCTTTCCAACGACGGAACTGTTGTGTTCAACTGGTTCTTGAGTATTACTTCTGTTGCGGGATTTATCGCATGGGCTATCATTTCGCTCTGTCACATTCGGTTCATGAAGGCCTTGGCTCTCCAAGGGATTTCCCGATCCGAGTTGCCCTATGTTGCGCCTTTGCAGCCATATTTGTCCTGGTATGGTTTGTTTTTCAGCGTGTTGATTATTATTACGAGTGGATTTCAGGTGTTTATTGAGTGGGATACCAGCTCCTTTTTCACGGCGTACATTAGCCTGATCTTGTTCATTGTCATGTTTGTTGGTCACAAGTTGATCTTTGGGACTAAACTGGTTCCGCTGAGCGAGATGGATATCATTACCGGGAGCGATATCTAA
- a CDS encoding amidase, which translates to MGPWHHTATQILENIRSGNFTVEKYASSLLERIKERDDDVRAWAYLDPKAVLEQARKLDQTPKDQRGPLHGLPVGIKDIILTKDMPTEHGSTIYKNDHPVIDAGSVMILRQAGCLIFGKTTTTEFAASFTGPATRNAHSTAHTPGGSSAGSAAAVADFQIPVALGSQTVGSIVRPAAFNGIYGFKPTWGAITREGQKFCAPTVDTIGFFSRSISDFEILSDVFALHDDEKSTFEDIKGSKFAVCRTSKWDLAGEGTIAAMDKAVELLKAHGAEVEELDLGTDFGKVIDWHLTLVRLEGATSLWPEYYQDKDKLDPVLAKGVQEKHKISRKTQLDAYDGLAALRPRFDELADKYAAVLVPSVFDEAPEGLGNTGSPVFAATWTALHTPVVNIPGFRGKSNLPVGISLVSARLRDRHLLKVSEAVGKIFEAEGGWKK; encoded by the exons ATGGGGCCGTGGCATCACACAGCGACACAAATCTTGGAGAACATCCGCTCCGGTAATTTCACAGTTGAGAAGTATGCTTCATCGCTACTTGAGCGAATCAAGGAacgagatgacgatgtgAGGGCTTGGGCATATCTTGACCCCAAGGCTGTTTTGGAACAGGCTAGAAAATTAGACCAGACCCCAAAGGATCAGCGAGGGCCACTGCATGGACTTCCTGTTGGTATAAAGGACATCATATTGACCAAAG ATATGCCGACCGAACATGGTTCAACTATATATAAGAACGATCACCCCGTAATCGACGCTGGGTCGGTCATGATTCTCCGTCAAGCAGGATGCCTGATCTTCG GTAAAACTACAACAACTGAGTTTGCCGCATCCTTCACAGGTCCAGCTACTCGCAATGCACATAGTACCGCTCATACCCCAGGAGGCTCCTCAGCCGGTTCAGCCGCCGCAGTAGCAGACTTTCAGATCCCCGTTGCACTAGGATCCCAGACTGTAGGCTCCATCGTTCGACCGGCTGCGTTTAACGGCATCTACGGTTTCAAGCCTACTTGGGGAGCTATCACACGAGAGGGACAGAAGTTCTGTGCTCCGACCGTTGATACGATTGGCTTCTTTTCCCGAAGCATTTCGGATTTTGAGATCCTAAGTGACGTGTTTGCTTTGCACGATGACGAGAAGAGCACGTTTGAGGATATCAAAGGCTCGAAATTTGCTGTATGCAGGACTTCAAAGTGGGACTTAGCTGGAGAGGGCACGATCGCGGCTATGGATAAAGCTGTAGAGCTTCTAAAAGCGCATGGCgccgaagttgaagagcttgatctcGGCACAGACTTTGGTAAAGTGATTGACTGGCACTTGACCCTCGTGCGTCTCGAGGGTGCAACGAGCCTGTGGCCAGAGTATTACcaagacaaggacaagcttgatCCAGTGTTGGCGAAAGGTGTTCAAGAGAAGCACAAGATCTCGCGAAAGACCCAGCTCGATGCATATGATGGGCTTGCAGCTCTACGACCGCGGTTCGATGAGCTGGCAGATAAGTATGCCGCAGTGCTGGTTCCGAGTGTCTTTGACGAAGCTCCTGAAGGCCTTGGGAACACAGGAAGCCCTGTTTTTGCGGCGACTTGGACG GCGTTACATACGCCAGTGGTCAATATCCCAGGTTTTCGTGGGAAGAGTAATTTACCTGTGGGGATTTCCCTTGTGTCTGCAAGACTTCGTGATCGTCACCTCCTCAAGGTGAGCGAGGCTGTTGGTAAAATCTTCGAGGCTGAGGGTGGGTGGAAAAAGTAG